The Solicola gregarius DNA window CCGTCGCGATCCTGCCGTTCACGATCATCGCGATCACGTTGGTGATGGGCGTGGTGTTCGGCGGACCGCGGGCCTCTCCGGCCCGCCGCCGCTGGGGCGCCGTCGCCATCGGGACGTACGTGGCGCTCGCCGTCGCGGCGTTCGCGTACTTCTATCCGATCCTGGCGTACCAGATCATCAGCCTCGACCACTGGAACCAGTTGATCTGGTTCAACCGTTGGATTTAGGTCGCCGTTCCCGCGATGTGGGGTGGGGCCTGGGAAGGTTCCCTCACTGCTGACGCTTTACGTTTCGTGAACCTTCCCAGGCCCCACCCCACATCGGCCCACGGTCGGACTTCTCGTCAGTCATGTGGCGAATCCCTGGCCTAGCACGCATCAACTTTCGCAGAATCCAGAAGTGGAAGGGTTCGCACACGGCTGACCGGACTGCGGGCTACTCGTCAGCCAAGTGGGCAGTCCCCGGCCGAGCATGCATCGACACGCGCACAATCCAGAAGTGGAAGGGTTCGCACACGGCTGACCGGACTGCTCGTCGGTCACGTGGGCAGGTCGCCGGTGGAGACCACCTGTACGAGCGGGGCGTACGTCTCCATGACGGCGAGGGATGCGTCGCGGAGCTCGGGGGTCGGGCCGGCGACGGCGTCGCGTACGACCGTCACCTGGACGCCCGCGTCGGCGGCGGCGAGCACCGTGGTGAGGACGCAGCACTCGGTCGAGACCCCGGTGACGACTAACTTGCGGCTCCCCTGCGTTGCCTCGTCGAGCTCATCGCCCCATTTGTTGAACGTCGTACGTGAGACGACCGGCCGGTCGCGTACGTCGAGCGCATCGACGATCTCGTACGCGGGCGCGTCGGGCGGCTGGAGCGCGAACGGCCACTGCCGGTAGTAGTCGACCCACGCGCCCTGGGGGCGCTCGGGTGCGAGGAACCGGGTGAACACGACCCGATCGCCGAACTGCTCCGCCAGCGCGCGGATGCGCGGCACGATCTCGTCGAAGCCGGGCGTCGTCCATTCGCTGTCGGCGTCGCCGAAGATGTGCTGCATGTCGACGACGACGAGCCACGCCTCGCCGTCGGTCACCGCTCCTCCTCGCGACGAACGGCCGAGCGGTTGAGCAGCAGCGATCCGACGAAGCCGATCACGAGTGCGAACAGGACGCCGAGGTTCGCGAATGCCCACGTACCTTCCTTGCCACCGGCGAACTGAAGCGGATCGAGCAGGTAGCCCTGCCAGTCGAGCCAGTCGGCGTACGTGTTGGTCACGAGACCCCAGCCGACGACGGTGCCGACGACCACCAGCCCGACCGAGACCCAGTTGACGGCGCGATAGCGACCCGCCGGATCGAACAGCTCCGCCTCCGCGTAGTCGCGGCGGCGCATCGCGATGTCGGCGATCATCACGCCGCACCATGCTGCGATCGGTACGCCCAGGGTGATCAGGAAGCCTTGGAACGGTCCGAAGAAGTCGTCGGCGACGAAGACGATCAGGATCGTGCCGACGAACATGATCACGCCGTCGATACCTGCCGCCGCCCAGCGCGGGGCCGGCAGCCCGAGGCTGAGCAGCGCGAGGCCGGAGGAGTAGATGTCGAGTGCCGCCCCGCCGACCAGGCCGAGCACGGCGACGATGACGAACGGTACGAGGAACCAGGTCGGCAGCAGCGAGGCGAGCGCACCGATCGGGTCGAGGCCGATCGCGCCGGACAGCTCCGGCGAGGAGCCCGCCAGCAGCAGGCCGAACAGCACCAGGATCGCCGGCGCGAGCGCGGCGCCGAACGTCGTCCATCCCACGACGCTCGCACTCGACGCGTTGCGAGGCAGGTAGCGCGAGTAGTCGGCCGCCATGTTCACCCAGCCGAGCCCGAGCCCGGTCATCATCAGGGTCAGCCCTCCGATGAACGACTCGGTCGAACCCGACGGCAGGTCGCTCACCGTCGACCAGGAGATGTGGTCGGCGACCAGGACCATGTAGACGACGGTGAGCACGGCGCCGATCACCGTGATGTACGCGGAGAGCCGCATGATGGTGTCGAACCCGAGCACGCCGGCGCCGACGATCAGCGCAGTGACGACGACGAGCGCCGCGACCTTGATGCCGTCGCCGCTCCCCCAGCCGAGCTCGTCGAAGACGGTGGCGGTCGCGAGCGTCGCGAGCGCGGTGAGCACGGTCTCCCAGCCGACTGTGAGGATCCACGACAGCAAGGACGGCAGTGCGTTGCCGCGTACGCCGAACGTCGCCCGGCTCGCGACCATCGTCGGCACCGAGCCGCGCTTTCCGGCCAGCGCGACGAACCCGCACAGCAGGAACGAGAACACGATGCCGATCAGGCTCGCCGCAACGGCCTGCCAGAACGAGAGGCCGAAGCCGAGTACGAACGAGCCGTAGCTGATGCCGAAGACGGAGACGTTGGCCGAGAACCACGGCCAGAACAGGCTCCTCGGTGTGCCCTTGCGCTCGGACTCGTCGATGAGGTTGATGCCGTTCAGCTCGATGCTGCCGACACCCTTGACGGTCGGGCCTTCTTGCGTCGTCATGGCAATGTTCTACCCGATGGCACCGACACCTGTCGCCTATTCTTTCCATCGGCATCGCGCACCCGGAGGTCTCATGTCCGCAGCACTCACGTCCGACAACGCCCGGGAGGTGCTGGAGGCACAGCCGTTCAGCCGCCTGCTCGGTACTCGGCTGGACAAGTTCGGCGACGGCCGGGCCGAGCTGAGTCTCGAGATCCGCGACGACCTGCGTCAGCAGTTCGGGTTCGTACACGGCGGCGTGCTCGCGTACCTCGTCGACAACGCGGTCACGTTCGCCGCCGGCACGGTGCTCGGTCCGGCCGTGCTGACCAGCGGGTTCACCATCAGCTACCTCGCACCGGGCAAGGGGCGCGAGCTGCGCGCGTACGCCTCGGTCGTGCACGCGACGCGGCGGCAGGTGGTATGCCGATGCGATGTCATGGCGGTCGACGAGTCCGGCGAGCAGACCATCTGCGCCACCGGACAGGGCACGGTCGTCGCGCGTGGCGGCGAGGTCCCGGCAGCGGGGTAGGGTGCTCTTGGATGTTTACCATGTAAACATGGTAAACATCCACTTTGCACGGCGAATTCACCATGCAAAGCGAACCTTTACCATGTTTACATGGTAAAGGTTCTGCGTGCGGCCGCCCTTGACCTCAACTAGCCTTGAGGTTCTACGTTCGCGGTATGACTAACGAACAACACACCGCCGTCGTGACCGGAGCATCGCAGGGCCTCGGGTACGAGCTCGCCGGCGCACTCGTCGCGCGTGGCTGGCAGGTCATCGTCGACGCTCGTACGCCCGGCCCGCTCGACGAGGCCACGGGAGCGTGGGGCGGGTCGGCCACCGCCATCGCCGGCGACGTCAACGAACCCGCCCACCGGCGCCGGCTCGTCGACGCCGTACGCAACGCCGGCCGCCTCGACCTGCTCGTCAACAACGCGAGCACGATCGGGGCGAGTCCGATGCCGACGCTTGCCGAGATCGACGTCGCGACACTGCGCACGGTGTACGACACGAACGTGATCGCGCCGCTGTCTCTCACCCGTGCGGTGCTCCCGTACCTCGTCGAGGCGCGCGGCATCGTCGTCAACATCAGCTCCGATGCCGCCGTCGAGCCGTACGAGGGGTGGGGCGGGTACGGCCCGTCGAAGGCCGCACTCGACCACGCGACCGCGATCCTCGCGCAGGAGCAACCGGAGATCCGCGCGTACGCGTTCGACCCGGGCGACATGCGTACGGCACTGCACCAGGCCGCGTTCCCCGACGACGACATCTCCGACCGTCCCGAGGCGGCGACAGTCGTACCCGCACTGCTGCGGCTGGTCGACGAGCGGCCCGGCTCCGCACGAGTCACCGCCGCGGATCTCGCCGGGGCGCGAGGAGTCGCATGAGGCCGCAGGCGGCAACGGTCTTCGAGCTGCCGGACTCGCTGTCGGCAACTGGCCCGCCCGAGTCGCGCGGCATCGCCCGAGACGACGTACGCCTGTTGGTCGCCACGGCTTCGGGAGTCACGCACGTGCAGTTCCGCGACCTCGGCGACTTCCTGGAGCCGCCCGACGTCCTGGTCGTGAACAACTCCGCGACCGTTCCGGCGGCGATCCAAGGCGTACGACCGGACGGCCGTCACGTCGCCGTCCACCTGTCCAGTCCGCTCGCCGACGCCACCTACCTCGTGGAGCTGCGCTGCGACGACGGCTCGTGCCGCATTCGAGACGGGCGCTCCGGCGAGCGGATCGCCGTCGAGGGCGGCAGTGTCAGGCTCGCGTCGGCGTACCCGGACGCCAGCACACAAGCGGGTTCCCGCATCTGGCGTGCGGTTCTCGACCTGCCCACCGACCTGCCGTCGTACCTCCAGAGGCACGGCCGTCCGATCACGTACGGGTACGTCGGCGACACCTGGCCGCTCCGCGACTACCAGACGGTGTTCGCCCGCGAGCCAGGGAGCGCCGAGATGCCCAGCGCAGCAAGGCCGTTCAGCGATCGCCTGGTCGCCAGGCTCGTCGCAACGGGCATCGACATCGTGCCGATCACATTGCACACGGGTGTCTCGTCGCTCGAGGCCGACGAGACACCACTATCCGAGCGCTTCGAGGTCTCGGACGCGGCGGCCCGTCGCATCAACCACGCACGCGGCGCCGGGGGGCGTGTGATCGCGGTTGGTACGACGGCCACGCGGGCGATCGAGTCGGCGGCGCGCGACGACGGCAGCGTACGAGCGGCGCAGGGCTGGACCGATCTGGTGATCGGCCCGGGGCGCGGCGTTCGTATGGTCGACGGCATCGTCACCGGATGGCACGAGCCGCAGGCCAGCCATCTGCTGCTGCTCGAGGCGGTCGCCGGCCGCCGCATCGTCGGACGCGCGTACGAGGCGGCGCTCGCCGAGCGCTACCTGTGGCACGAGTTCGGCGACAGCGCGTTGCTCCTGCCCTGATCGCCGAGGTACGGATTCCCGCTCATAGGCGCCCGCCTATTGGCGGGAATCCGTACCTCGGCGGGAACGTACGCCCAACCACGTCTCCACCACCGTGCGCACCTCGTCGGAGTACGTGAGCACGTCCTCGCCCGAGTCGACCGGACGCGCAAGGAGCCGGTCGACCTCCTCGCGACTCCAACCCGTGAGGCGCCTGAACCGACGGCGCCAGCCTTGGTCGATGTCCAGCTGACCGGGCCCGAATCGTTCGGTCACGTCTACCGGCCACCGCTCCCGAGGCGAGAGGGAGTACAGCCCCGGCCAGTGGTCCTGCAGCTCGGGAGCGAGCAGCTTCAGCTGCCGGTACGCCTCCGCCTCGAGCGCATCGAGGCCTGGGTTCGCCGGCCGTGATTGCGGCGCCGCGGTGAGGCCGAGCAGACCGAAGAAGTGCTGCCCGATGTCGCCGGACCCTTCATAGGGGTACGCCTCGACCGAACCGGGGTCGAGCGTCTTCGTCAGGCTCCGGACCACGACCAGCGGGTTGAGCATCCGCTGTCGTCGAGGAAGATCGACCCACTCGTGCAGCGGCCGAACATTGGCCCGCCGCCGCGTCATCTCCCGGTACAGCGAGCGGGCGTAGTCGTAACGATTGCGGAGATACAGCACGCCGCGCACGTCGTCGACGGCGCCGGCCGTACGCAGCGCGGTCAGCGTCTCCGTCAACGCGGGCGCGGCGTACGGATCGCTCCACGCCTCCGACGACATCAGTACGTTCGTCGCATCACTCGTGCCGACCTCGGTGACGAGGCCCTCGAGCAGCTCGGGCCAGACCTCGGCGTCGTTGCGGTAGTAGACGAGGTGTGAGTGCCGGTGACCGACCTCGGGTTCGTCGGTGACGACCCCGGTCATCGGGTACAGCCAGCCGTGCTGCTGCAGATCGTCGCGCTGTCGCCAGGCCTCCTGCTGGATCCGGGACGAGCCGGACTTGAACGTCCCGAGATGGAGCCAGAGCGTCCTGCTCATTGCGCCACGTACCCGTTCTTGACCAGGTCGCGAAAGTGACTGAAGCGCTCCTTCGCGGAAGCCCAGTCGAATGCGAACAGCGGATCCGGGGTACGCCAGTCATCGCCGTAGTTTGCCGAGAGCAGGGCTTCCGGCCGTGCCGGCCCGGGCAGGTCGGAGTTTTCGTCGACGGCGACCGCCGTCAGGGGAAGGACATCCTCGACGGCCACATCTCCGAAGGAGTACGGCCACAGGTAGAGCCGGCCGTCGCCTATCCATCCCGGGAACAGGTCGATCAGCAGGCCATCCGGCGACGCCGCTTTCGTGTGCACCAACGCACGCTCGTCGAACTCGATGTCGAGCAGGCCGTCTTCACGTAGGCGCCGACGCAGCTCCAGCCATTCGTACGCCGCAGCATCGGCATCGTCGGCGTGGAGAACAACGGCGAGGTCGACGTCGTCGTCATGCGCGATGACCCCGTCGCCACGCACCAGGCCGAGCAATGTCCCCGAGTTCACGAAGGCCGGGTAGCCCGCGGCGCCCAGCCGATCCAGCACGGTGCCGACCTGCGGCCACAGGTCGCCGGGCGAGCGCAGCGCGAGCCGCGGGCTGTACCCATGGGTGCTGAGGGTGAGCTCGCCGAGGAGCTGCTGAACCTTCGCCCACAGGCGCTCGTACCGATCGGGCTCGCCCCGGTTGTCACAGGTGCGGCGCACCCTGGCCAGTCGGCGGATGACCCGCCGGCTGTTGAGGCGGAAGTGCACGTCGAGCAGGATGTCGGCCTGCCGCCACGGCAGGTTTCGTTCCGCCGCCGCGACGGCGTCGAGCTCTGCTCGCAGTGCGGCGTACTCCGCCTCGGGCCGATCGCCGGATCGGTGCAGTGCCATGACCCGCTTGCGCACGCGGCGTGGCGTATCAGGGCGCGCAGTGGGCTCGGACACAGCCGAACGTTAACAGCAGGTGACGTACTCCCCGCTGGGCCGCACGTTTGGGCCGCGACACGCCGGTGTGTCGCGGCCGAAACGTGCGGCCCAGCGGGGTTCGGGTACGACGGGCGGTCAGTCGTGGTCGGGTGTCCACTCCTGTGCCGCGATGCCGTTCAGGTCCCACGCCACCTCGCCCTCGCGCAGCGTCAGCTGGGCGGTCAGCTTCTCGTCACCGTCGAGCCGGAGGCCGAAGCTGTCGACGTAACCGAACTCGCCCTCGTCGAGCGAGAACACCGCGACGTCCGCGGGTGCGCCCTCGGACAGGTTGCCCAGCTCGGTACGCCCGATGGTCTGCGCGGGCTCCCAGGTCGAGGCCTCGATCACGTCCGGCAGCGGCATGCCGAGCGTGAGGAGCTTGGACATCACGTTCGACAGGTCCTTCATTCCCGAGTTCATGCTCTCGATGTGCAGGTCGGTCGAGATGATGTCCGGCTCGAAGCCCTGCTCCATCGCCGGCACCGCGACGTCCCACGCGAAGCTGCCGCCGCCATCCCCGACCTCGAACTTCACGCCTCGTTCACGGCCCTCGATCATCCCCGGGTTCACCTTCCCGTCGGGCGTGAGCTCGCCGCGCAGTCCGGAGTACATGTGTGCGTACACGTCACCGGGGCGCAGCTTCTTCGTCAGCAGCTCGTCGATCGGGCGCTCCGGAAGGTTCGCGCCGAAGTCCACCATGACCGGGACGCCGGCGATGTCTCCCGCCTTGACCGAGCGTTCGACCGGCGCCCACTCCGGGCCCTCGAAGTGCGCCGTCTTGATCCCGACGATGACGTCGCTGTTCTCGCGTGCGGCGCGAGCGGTCGGCTTGACCCGCATGTCATTGAGGTTCTGCTCGTAGTTCGCCCCCGCCATCCCGTGGCCGACGATGTTGAGGAACGACAGGATTCTGGTCTTCGAGCGGTCGATCACCTGCGCGCGATATCGATCGATGTTCCGCCAGCCGGGCGACCCGGCGTCGACCGCGGTCGTGACCCCGGAACGGAACGTGAACCCGTCGGGCGCAACCGCGAGCTTGCCTGCGGCGTACGCGTCGTTGGGCCCCGTGAACATGTGTGCATGCATGTCGATCAGGCCCGGTGTCACGTACATCCCGGACGCGTCGACGGTCTGCGCCGCTTCGGCGGGGTCGATCTGCTCGCTGACCGCCGCGATCTTGCCGTCCTCGACCGCGACGTCCATCACCTCGTCGGTGCCGTTCTTCGGGTCGATCACGTGGCCGTCGTCGATCAGCAGCTCGTACGCCGGCTCTGCGCTCGTGGTCGCCTTCGCATCATTGGCAACCGCGCCGTTCGTGGCGGCTGCGCCGGTGACGGTCAGCAGGGCCGCCGCACCGAGGATCGCCGTCGCGCTCCGTCTGTTCGTCATGTCCAGTCCTCTCATCGGCATGCGATGCAGTCGATCTCGACGAGGGAGTCGCCGGGAATGCCTGCGGCAGCGGCGATCGTCGTACGTACGCCGGGCTCGGATCCGAACCGGCCGAGGAAGACCTCGTTCATTCCGTCGTAGTCGTCGAGGGTGCCGAGGTAGACGTTCACCTTGAGCACCTTCTCCATCGACGATCCGGCCGCCTCGAGGTATCGCTGTACCTCGTTGAGCACATGGTCGGTGTGCTCGCGGATGTCTCCGTCGAAGTGCGCCCCGATGCCCGAGATGAAGACGAGTCCGCCGTACGTCACGACCGGGCTGAACAGCGGGTTCTCCGGCTTCTCCCCGAGCCAGTTCACCTTCTTCCTCGGAAACAGCCACGGCGGACCTTGCTTCCCACCGTCGGCGTTCGCCGGAACGGCCGCTCCCAGTGCCGTCGTCGCGGCGGCAGCCGACGCTGCGGCTATCGGCGCTTTCCGGATGAATGTTCGTCTGGTCGAGCTCATGGATGCCTCCTGGTCGATGGGTCCCCAATGCTCGCCGACCGTTTCCCGAAGCACGTCGACGCGCATCTCCGCCACCGAGACTCGTTCCCTCGCCGACGTGTGCGTACATCGTCGGAAGCCTGGCGGTGAGTGTGTGCTGACGCTAACAACGCCGAGGCGTGGCGTTAATCGCGAAAACGCGATGGTCGCTATCTGCTAAACGGATAACGCTCCGTGGTCAAGGTCGGCCGACGAACGAACTACCGTGTTCGCCTTCCTCGACCGGGTGCTCTGAGTTGTCGGATCCCGCGCGTGCCGACATCATCGGAATATTGGGCGGCATGGGGCCGGCGGCGACCGCCGACTTCTACGCGAAGCTGGTACGCGCGACGCCGGCCGGTACCGATCAGGAGCATCTGCGTACCCTCATCTGGTCCGACCCGACCATTCCCGATCGCACCGCGGCACTTCTCGAGGACGGCCCGGACCCGGTGCCGAGCCTCGTCGCGGGCGCCCGCAGGCTACAGGCCGCGGGGGCGGCGTTCATCGCGGTTCCCTGCAACACTGCGCATGCGTTCCTGACGTCGATCGAGAACCAGGTGGACGTTCCCTTCCTGAACATGATCGAGGAGACCTGTCGGCGAGTGGTCGAACACGTCGGCCGCTCCGGCACCGTCGGTGTCCTGGCAACGACGGCGACCGTACGCAGTCGCATGTACCGCGATTCCCTGGAACCCACCGGCGCCAGCGTGCTCGCGCCGGACCACATCGGCCAGGAACGCGTGATGCGCGGCATCTCGCGGGTCAAGGCCGGATCGATCGATCGCGAGGCACGGGCCGCGGTCGCGCGGTCGGCGAGGGAGCTCATCGACCGCGGAGCGCGCCGTGATCGCGGCTTGCTCGGAACTGCCCATCGCACTGGACCGCGAACGCTTGCCCGTACCGATCATCGACGCCACGCAGATTCTCGCCGAGGCGGCAGTGGAGCGAGCCCGAACTCGCGTACCCGCTTTGAAATGAGCCGCCGTGCAGTAGCCCGGTCGTTCGGGCTCAGCCGGCGTCGGCTTCGACGATCCGCTCGAGCGTACGTCTGCCCCAGCGGCTCATCGGCGGGTTCGACGCACGGTAGTACCAAACCAGCCCCATCGCCTGCTGGAACGCCCACGCCATCCCGCGCCGCCACTGCACCTCGCCACCTCCGAGAGACGCGTGGAAGACCTGGCGCCGGGGTGCGTCCAGCAGATGCCAGGCCGCGACCAGGTCGAGCGCCGGGTCGGCCGGGCCGAACCCTCCTCCGTCAAGTACGCCGGTGAGGCGACCGTCGCGCACGAGCAGGTTGGGTGGGATCAGGTCGCCGTGACACATGGTGTCGGCGTCGACCTCGGGGAGCGTACGCAGCTCGGCCCAGATCGCGCGCAGACGCGGTACGTCGAGCAGACTCTCGCTGCGCCGGAAGCAGGTCTCCATCCAGTCATCGTGATCGGGAAGGTGGCCGCCGCGACCATCGCCGACGAACGTCCGCCCTCGGGTGGCGACGGTACGAAGACGCGCGATGAACGCGGCGAGGTCTTCCGCGAACTCCGGCGACGCCGCCGGGTCGTCGATCGTCGCGATGGTTCCCGGTAGCCACGTCTGCACGCTCCACGGCAGCGGATAGCCATCACCGGGCTCGCCGATCGCAACGGGCTCCGTTACCGGAACGGTCGCGTGGTCGGCGAGCTCCCTTGCGGCAGTCGCCTCGGCCTCGAGCGACGCACGGACCTCACCCGGATCCACGCCCTGCAACGGGAAACGGGCCGCCACCTCGTCGCCGACGCGGAAGATCGCGTTGACGGTGCCGCCCGCGACCGCTCGTACGGGAAGCCCCCGCCACTGCGGGAACTGGTCGTCGACCAGGCGACGGACGGTTCGGCCGTCGATCTCGCGCTGCCCTTCGTGCATGACCATGACAGCATCGTGGCATTCGATGTCCGAGACCGCGCCATCCTGAGGCAGCGGCGGGTGCAGTCGCGGAGCGCGTGGATGTCAAGACTCGTTGTGAAACCGCCGATGAAGGACCATCAACTCTCCGTGCAACTCTACGAAGTCCGCCAGAGTCAGCGCCGCAGCAAGTTCGTCCAATCGGCGGCCGAACAACTCGATCAGAGCGGCGTTCGACGTATTGCCAGTCATGACGAGCAGCAGCCTCCGCGGGCTCCCGGTTGCAGCGTGGGAGTAGCGGAAATCGGCGTCCTTCGTCACAACGACGGCGTCGTCTGTGTCTGCGTGCGCTGCGATCTCAGCGTCCAAGGCAGTGACACCGGTCGGAAGATCGGCGACATGCTGCCCCTCATGCCCGGCCGCATCGAGAAACCGGGCGAGGCGCGGCGGCAGCTGCGCGTCGACGATGAACCGCACGACGAACTACAGCGTCACAGTCTGGCCACCAGAAGCAGCTGCTCCATACTCCAGCGCTGCCAGTAGATCTTCGCGTTCCAGGTACGGATAGTCCGCTAGAACCTCCTCGAACGTCATGCCGGAGGCAAGGAGCTCGAGAACGGCTTGGACCGAAACGCGCGTCCCGCGAAGGGCAGGTTTGCCGTGCAAGACCATCGGATCAACAGTGATCCGATTCCTGAGTTCGTCTGCGCCCGCCATAACAACCATTGTGCACTCGCTTCCTCTTGGGGCCAATGTCTTGTCGAAACAGTAGGCGCGGGCACTGACGGCGAACGCCGCCCGAAAACGGCCGTGGCGCGTGTCGATCGACGGGGGTGCCCGTTCGACCTGGGCATGAGAGGGTCCGAATGGCGGGCCCGACGGAACAGGGAGACATTAACCATGAAGTACATGCTGATCATGCGCGCCAACGACGAGACATTCGCCGCGTACCAGGATGTCGACTTCGGCGAGATCGTGGAGTCGATGGGCAGGTTCAACGACGAGATGATCCAGGCGGGCGTACTGCTGGCGGCCGAGGGGCTCGACCCCGACCCCTCGTCCGGCGTGGTCGTCGACTACTCATCCGAGCCCCCCGTCGTCACCGACGGGCCGTACGGCGAGACGAAGGAGCTGTTCGCCGGCTTCTGGATCATCGACGTCACCTCCCGGGAGGAGGCCGTCGAGTGGGCCAAGCGGGCACCCTTGGCAGGCCCCGGGAGCAAGGCAGAGATCCGGCGCGTCACCTCGATCGACGAGCTCCCGCAGGACAACCCGTGGATCGCGAAGGAACGCGCCTGGCGCGAAGCCACCGGCCAGCTCTGAACCGGACGGTGACCGATGGCAGACCCGACCGGGCGTGACGCCGTCGCGGCGGTCTGGCGGATCGAGTCGGCGCGGATCGTCGGTGCGCTCGCACGCTACACCGGCGACTTCGCGCTGGCCGAGGACGTCGCGCAGGAGGCGCTCGCCGAGGCGCTCGTGAACTGGCCGCGCGACGGCGTGCCCGGCAGCCCTGTCGGATGGTTGCTCAGCGTCGGCCGACGCCGGGCGATCGACACGTTCCGACGGCGCTCCGCGCTCGACGAGAGGTACGCCGCCTTCGCTCACGACCTGGGAGAGGGCGGCGCCGCCTCGGGCGGTGCACCCGCGGATCAGATCAGCGACGCCGAGGACGTGCCGTGGGATCCGGACCGGATCGACGACGACGTCCTCGCGTTGACGTTCATCGCCTGCCACCCCGTCCTGTCCCGGGAGGCCAGGGTGGCGCTGACCCTTCGGGTGGTCGGCGGCCTGACGAGCGACGAGATCGCGAGGGCGTTCCTCGTGCCGACGGCGACCGTGCAAGCCCGCATCACGCGAGCGAAGAAGACGCTTGGCGCGGCGCACGTCCCGTTCGAGCTGCCACCCGCGTACGAGCGCCGCGAGCGACTCGGATCCGTGCTCAGCGTCGTCTACCTCATCTTCACCGAGGGGTCGTCGGCGAGCTCCGGTGAAGACCTGATCCGCCTCGAC harbors:
- a CDS encoding cysteine hydrolase family protein, whose product is MTDGEAWLVVVDMQHIFGDADSEWTTPGFDEIVPRIRALAEQFGDRVVFTRFLAPERPQGAWVDYYRQWPFALQPPDAPAYEIVDALDVRDRPVVSRTTFNKWGDELDEATQGSRKLVVTGVSTECCVLTTVLAAADAGVQVTVVRDAVAGPTPELRDASLAVMETYAPLVQVVSTGDLPT
- a CDS encoding purine-cytosine permease family protein; the protein is MTTQEGPTVKGVGSIELNGINLIDESERKGTPRSLFWPWFSANVSVFGISYGSFVLGFGLSFWQAVAASLIGIVFSFLLCGFVALAGKRGSVPTMVASRATFGVRGNALPSLLSWILTVGWETVLTALATLATATVFDELGWGSGDGIKVAALVVVTALIVGAGVLGFDTIMRLSAYITVIGAVLTVVYMVLVADHISWSTVSDLPSGSTESFIGGLTLMMTGLGLGWVNMAADYSRYLPRNASSASVVGWTTFGAALAPAILVLFGLLLAGSSPELSGAIGLDPIGALASLLPTWFLVPFVIVAVLGLVGGAALDIYSSGLALLSLGLPAPRWAAAGIDGVIMFVGTILIVFVADDFFGPFQGFLITLGVPIAAWCGVMIADIAMRRRDYAEAELFDPAGRYRAVNWVSVGLVVVGTVVGWGLVTNTYADWLDWQGYLLDPLQFAGGKEGTWAFANLGVLFALVIGFVGSLLLNRSAVRREEER
- a CDS encoding PaaI family thioesterase, with amino-acid sequence MSAALTSDNAREVLEAQPFSRLLGTRLDKFGDGRAELSLEIRDDLRQQFGFVHGGVLAYLVDNAVTFAAGTVLGPAVLTSGFTISYLAPGKGRELRAYASVVHATRRQVVCRCDVMAVDESGEQTICATGQGTVVARGGEVPAAG
- a CDS encoding SDR family NAD(P)-dependent oxidoreductase codes for the protein MTNEQHTAVVTGASQGLGYELAGALVARGWQVIVDARTPGPLDEATGAWGGSATAIAGDVNEPAHRRRLVDAVRNAGRLDLLVNNASTIGASPMPTLAEIDVATLRTVYDTNVIAPLSLTRAVLPYLVEARGIVVNISSDAAVEPYEGWGGYGPSKAALDHATAILAQEQPEIRAYAFDPGDMRTALHQAAFPDDDISDRPEAATVVPALLRLVDERPGSARVTAADLAGARGVA
- a CDS encoding S-adenosylmethionine:tRNA ribosyltransferase-isomerase; this encodes MRPQAATVFELPDSLSATGPPESRGIARDDVRLLVATASGVTHVQFRDLGDFLEPPDVLVVNNSATVPAAIQGVRPDGRHVAVHLSSPLADATYLVELRCDDGSCRIRDGRSGERIAVEGGSVRLASAYPDASTQAGSRIWRAVLDLPTDLPSYLQRHGRPITYGYVGDTWPLRDYQTVFAREPGSAEMPSAARPFSDRLVARLVATGIDIVPITLHTGVSSLEADETPLSERFEVSDAAARRINHARGAGGRVIAVGTTATRAIESAARDDGSVRAAQGWTDLVIGPGRGVRMVDGIVTGWHEPQASHLLLLEAVAGRRIVGRAYEAALAERYLWHEFGDSALLLP
- a CDS encoding HAD family hydrolase; the encoded protein is MSRTLWLHLGTFKSGSSRIQQEAWRQRDDLQQHGWLYPMTGVVTDEPEVGHRHSHLVYYRNDAEVWPELLEGLVTEVGTSDATNVLMSSEAWSDPYAAPALTETLTALRTAGAVDDVRGVLYLRNRYDYARSLYREMTRRRANVRPLHEWVDLPRRQRMLNPLVVVRSLTKTLDPGSVEAYPYEGSGDIGQHFFGLLGLTAAPQSRPANPGLDALEAEAYRQLKLLAPELQDHWPGLYSLSPRERWPVDVTERFGPGQLDIDQGWRRRFRRLTGWSREEVDRLLARPVDSGEDVLTYSDEVRTVVETWLGVRSRRGTDSRQ
- a CDS encoding amidohydrolase/deacetylase family metallohydrolase, translating into MTNRRSATAILGAAALLTVTGAAATNGAVANDAKATTSAEPAYELLIDDGHVIDPKNGTDEVMDVAVEDGKIAAVSEQIDPAEAAQTVDASGMYVTPGLIDMHAHMFTGPNDAYAAGKLAVAPDGFTFRSGVTTAVDAGSPGWRNIDRYRAQVIDRSKTRILSFLNIVGHGMAGANYEQNLNDMRVKPTARAARENSDVIVGIKTAHFEGPEWAPVERSVKAGDIAGVPVMVDFGANLPERPIDELLTKKLRPGDVYAHMYSGLRGELTPDGKVNPGMIEGRERGVKFEVGDGGGSFAWDVAVPAMEQGFEPDIISTDLHIESMNSGMKDLSNVMSKLLTLGMPLPDVIEASTWEPAQTIGRTELGNLSEGAPADVAVFSLDEGEFGYVDSFGLRLDGDEKLTAQLTLREGEVAWDLNGIAAQEWTPDHD
- a CDS encoding RidA family protein, which codes for MSSTRRTFIRKAPIAAASAAAATTALGAAVPANADGGKQGPPWLFPRKKVNWLGEKPENPLFSPVVTYGGLVFISGIGAHFDGDIREHTDHVLNEVQRYLEAAGSSMEKVLKVNVYLGTLDDYDGMNEVFLGRFGSEPGVRTTIAAAAGIPGDSLVEIDCIACR
- a CDS encoding aminoglycoside phosphotransferase family protein, with the translated sequence MVMHEGQREIDGRTVRRLVDDQFPQWRGLPVRAVAGGTVNAIFRVGDEVAARFPLQGVDPGEVRASLEAEATAARELADHATVPVTEPVAIGEPGDGYPLPWSVQTWLPGTIATIDDPAASPEFAEDLAAFIARLRTVATRGRTFVGDGRGGHLPDHDDWMETCFRRSESLLDVPRLRAIWAELRTLPEVDADTMCHGDLIPPNLLVRDGRLTGVLDGGGFGPADPALDLVAAWHLLDAPRRQVFHASLGGGEVQWRRGMAWAFQQAMGLVWYYRASNPPMSRWGRRTLERIVEADAG
- a CDS encoding DUF5615 family PIN-like protein, coding for MRFIVDAQLPPRLARFLDAAGHEGQHVADLPTGVTALDAEIAAHADTDDAVVVTKDADFRYSHAATGSPRRLLLVMTGNTSNAALIELFGRRLDELAAALTLADFVELHGELMVLHRRFHNES